The nucleotide sequence TTTTTTAATTTTTGTTATTCCAAATAAACCATAATATGGATGCAAAGAATCATACTTTTCCGAAAATATTTCTACTCCGTTTTTATTATATATTTTCCAAAAATAACCTTCTCTTGCCGCAAAAAATTTATATCCGGATGAGAGTGTAAAAATTTCGTTATAATATTTGGGCAGAACTTCATTACCTTCAAGATCGTTAATTCCCCACAAATCATTTTCTTTAAATCTTACGCTATTTGACGAAAATCCGATATATTGATATTTATTTTTTATGGACATATTTTTTGTCTGCATTTATTTCTCAGAATAATAAATTTCATAC is from Ignavibacteriota bacterium and encodes:
- a CDS encoding WG repeat-containing protein, which codes for MQTKNMSIKNKYQYIGFSSNSVRFKENDLWGINDLEGNEVLPKYYNEIFTLSSGYKFFAAREGYFWKIYNKNGVEIFSEKYDSLHPYYGLFGITKIKKGDKFGLINKYGRKIIPPIFKKIEKFGSGLVFHNFDSTTEFLDRKSLINLPEISKEMHIDYLKDPVKNILQSKAIKKSKSF